Part of the Brassica oleracea var. oleracea cultivar TO1000 chromosome C8, BOL, whole genome shotgun sequence genome is shown below.
AATCATAATAGCATTTCACGCGAATAATTTTTTTTTTTTCTGGTTTTACTTTAAAAAAAAAACATTTATTCTCAGGTGACACTAGCAGCCCTGGGAGAGATATTTGAAGCGGCGCGAGCAATTATGAGCTGGCTTGGTGATTGTGCAAAGGTACGGTCTTGTATCATGTTATGAACTTTGCAGTTTCTAAGTTAGCAACTGTGTTTCTGTTTTGTTTTTGACTTGTCAACTTTACAGATAATGGCTTCAGATAATAATTCAGTGCGATGGACAACACCTCTTGGACTTCCTGTTGTGCAACCCTATTGCAGAAGTGAAAGACATCTGGTAAGTGTTTCACGTAAAGCTACGCAATCATCATCATCATCATCATCCTGCTGGGCGCCAATAATTTTTAACTAATGATTGGTTGCAGATAAGAACATCTCTTCAGGTTTTGGCTCTTCAGCGAGAGGGTAACACGGTAAAAAAAAAAGCCTATTTGGTCTTTTCTTTTATGAGCAATGAGCAAGATTTCCACTTGTATGATCTGTGTAAGCTAAAAAGATTTCTATTAATCCCTCAGGTGGATGTTAGGAAACAAAGAACAGCGTTTCCTCCAAACTTTGTGCACTCGCTGGACGGCACTCACATGATGATGACTGCTGTTGCATGTCGAGAAGCCGGCCTAAACTTTGCAGGTGTGCATGACTCCTACTGGACGCATGCATGTGATGTTGACACAATGAACAGAATACTTAGAGAGAAATTCGTTGAGCTTTACAGCACACCTATCCTTGAAGATGTAAGTCTCCTTATAACTCTCTCTCTCTGGTTGAGATATAAGCTTTGGTGTTAATTACTGCCTCGTATGTTTTTCTTGATCCAGTTACTCCAAAGTTTCCAAGAGTCATACCCGGATCTCGTGTTTCCTTCAGTACCAAAGAGAGGTGATTTTGATTTAAAGGAAGTGCTCAGATCACAGTACTTCTTCAACTGAGTCACCGGGAAAAAAGAGTAAGTTTTTAACTTGGGGGTGTCTTTCTTGGTGGGCCTGTAAATAAAACATCCACCACCTCAAAAGGACATGGAACGAACCAGAATCAGCACGAAAGACTGTTACTGCAAATGTTGCAGAAGAGAAGCTTTTAGACAAATCTACTCAAGACAAAAGTTTAAGAAGTTTCTAGCTCAGCAGGTAGGGGGATCCTAGGCATCATTGAATAATGGATGCAAAGTTATTGGCATCAAGCTTGTGTTTCTGGAAATGAGAGAATAGGTTTTTGTAATGTTGTATGTCATTCGTACTGTTGTACAGTAGAGAGACACCTACCTTGGTATAGAAACAAGAAACTAAAAAAAAAACAGAAGGCTACTCTTGTGATTTTGTAGCCAACTCTTTTTGGGACTCTTAATAGATCAGTTATGTAGTAGTAATGGCTTTGCCACTGGGTATCTCTACTTGTGCTGAATTGTTTTATTATTACATTCGTACCCCCCAAAGGTTAGCAGTCCCGGTTTGTTTGCCAAATTAAACCGGGATATTAAAAAACAACTGATAAAATAGAACCGACATTCATTCTAGAATCTAGACTCTCGACTCTGCCTCCATCCGCCGCCTTGAGTTCTAATCCTTCATGTCCTCTTGTCTTCTTCCTCCAGAGTGAAAAGCCTCTGACTTTCCTCTCTACCTTCATCTGGGTATGTGCTTTCTTCCATGTCCTTGCTTGTAGTTTCATATATTCAACTCTCACTGCATGCACTCCCTGAAAAACCCTAACTTTAGGGTCATTGCTCTAAGTGTTTTAGCTAACTCTGTTTTTTATTTGAAGCATAGACTTTTGGCTTAGCGTTTGTGTGATGGATCGTCTCAGCAGTCTACCAGACGAGCTTCTCTATCACATCCTCTCCCTCCTCCCCACAAAGTCCGCCGTTGTGACTTCTTCCCTCTCAAAGAGATGGCTCAACCTCTGGAAACTCAATCCCAACCTCGACATCGACGACTCCGTCTTCATCCATCCCCAAGACGGCAAAGGAGAGAGGCAACACATTCGTCAGAGCTTCGTCCGTTTCGTGGACAGCGTGCTCGCTATGCAGGGCGACTCTCCCATCAACACCTTCTCCCTAAAATGCATCACCGGCATCCATCCGGACACCGTCAACCGTTGGATATGCAACGTCCTGCAACGCGGCGTTTCGGAACTGAGCCTCTTCACTGATTTCACTTGCGAGGATACCGAAGAGGATAGCTACCAGTTGCCTAGAGAGTTGTTCCTTAGTCGCACGCTCGTTAAACTGAAGCTAAGAAGCGAGCATTGCGTTGATTGGTGGTGGCCGGGCGGAATCTGGAGTGATTCTTTAGCCTTAGGTATGCTTAAGAGTCTTAGCATTGACTCTGACTTGATTTTCTGCGGCGAGGTTGAAGAGTTTATTCCTTCTTTCACTGCGCTTGAGGAGCTACGGATGGGTAGCATGGAGTGGAGAGAGTCGGATGTGACCGTGTCGAGTTCGACCCTGAGGACGCTGAGTCTCCACGGCACGGGCTGTGAAGAGTTTGTGAATCCGACTAGTGTTTCTTTTGATACTCCGAACCTGCGTGTGTTAAGCTACTATGACTTGGTTGCGGAAGACTATCCGTTAGTCAATATGAAGAAGTTGTGTGATGCTACGATCAATCTTATACTAACTGATAAACAGGTTAAGCGACTAAGAGAGCCAGACAATGAGTTGTTGTTAGAGGAGGAGGATGATGATGAGGGTAATGTTTTTGTCAACTTTGGTAATGTGGTGAAGCTCATGAATGGGATACAGAATGTTCAGAAGCTTTCCTTCACTGCTGATACTCTCGAGGTTCAGTTTTCTTGTCTGTTATGTTCTCTTGTCTAATATACTTGTGTGACATTAATGTCTTGTTTTCAGGTGCTTTCTCAATGCTGTGATACAATGCCAGTGTTCAACAACCTCAAGTTCTTAGGCATTACGAGTGAAGAGGGTCGAGGATGGCAAGCAATGCCAGCTCTTCTTAAGAACTGTCCGCGTCTAGAAACTATAATCCTTGAGGTAGAATTGTTGTAAACCATGAAACTTACATGTGTTAAGAAGCAGTTTTTTTTATGTTTCCCTTTGTATCCTTTCAGGGTCTGTTACATTACGAAACTGATAAGTGTGGGGATGCTTGTCCCTGCATATCTCGGGAAGGCAGAGGTCGTTCACTCAGGGCTTGTCCGGTGAATAGGTTGGAGATTCAGGGGTTTCGAGCAACGATGAAAGAGATGACCATGATAAAGCATTTCTTGGACTATTTTCCAGGTTTGAAGAGGCTTGACGTCGTCATTGAAGACAACGAGCCTACGCAGCTCAGAAACCCGGAGTTGTCTAAATGTGTCAAGGAGATGTTCAATCTCTACAGCAGGCTGTTTCCGAGTTGCAGCGTCGAGCTCATGGTGAGTGGTTTCTTGCAAAAGAAGTGGCGTGCACAAGGACATATCTGAAAAGAACGAAAACTTCGCTTGCTCTTAGTTTTGCGTTTATTAGACTTCTGCCTCTTTAGTTGGCTTTGTAAACTGTTTGCAAACCAAACCAATGGCTAAACCGAATCTGCTTCCATTGTTTTGCTCTATCATCGTCTTTGCCTTTGATCTTCGCATCTTTATCAGTCACTTAGGTGCTAAATTTAACAACCTGCACCCTAACCTTTTAATTTGTTACTGGACAACATGAAATAAAGACAGAGCTTGTTACAGTTTGGTATTAATATATGTTTCAAACAAAAATGGCTTTAGAAAAACGCCATCAGAAAACACGTTCTTCTTTACATGGATTCATCACCAAACACACGTTCCTAACAAATCAAACACTTTTACAAAAAAGAGCACAACTTCTCTTGATAAAGAGAAATTAATATACAGCTACTTGTTCAAGATTCCTAGACTTGTTGTCACATTATACGAATCAATTATATGGCGACCCGTTCCTCGTCGCTATGCATCACCGTCTTCTTCTGAAATGTTGAACAAGAACTTTGGTAGGGATGTGATCCTAGGAAGGTGTGCTAACAGGTCACTGAACGAGTCTTTCCTTGACATGCTGCTCGAAGCATGATCAAGAACTATACCGCCTTCTTCAGTTTTGTTGTATCTCTTGTTGTTGTTGTTGTTATCTAGTCCAATCTCTTTCCCATCGTTAGCAGCGGTCTGCAAGAGGTTGTAGAAAGAGTTCACCTTCGACATTACACACTTCTCATCCGATGTCTCGGCCTGCGCGTCGCTTAGCAGCAGCTGTTTCATGTCCTCAAACTCAGGGTTGTTCTCGCAGTTAGCTTGATCCGACAGAAGCGCAAGGAAGTCATTCATCGAGATAGATTGGTGTATCTGATTCCAGTTTCTTGCACCAACTCCTCCTTCGATTGCACGAGCATCCATCACTGGGTTAAAAAAAAAAGAAACACTATAAGAACCTCCTAATAGAAACAAGAAGGGCTAGTTATAAGATAGTTGTAAACCTGAGCTAGGCGAGAGCGCGTCATGAAACAGAGACATATGTTCTGATGATGACTGAGCCCCAGACACTGAAGGATCCTCGAATATAGACTGTCGTGTATCAGAGAAGAGCGTGTCGAAATACATCTCTGGTTCTCGGCTTAGACAGAACAAGCGATGATCGCACTGGAGAAGCTTCTCTATATGCTTGCTCAATATCCCTGGGGGACTTTGCAGAAAATGTTGCCTACCATACACACACACACCACTCTCGATTAGGCCTGTGTACATTAAAAGGACAAGGACACACAACAGACATGTTATTTCACCTGTTCATGCTGGCTTGACCATCAGTAAAATCTGATGTTGCCTGCCACAAAGTATGCTTCCTAGGCTGCGGATTAGTCTCCCTGTAAAACAACGGCCGCCTTGCCAGCTGTGTAACAGACAAGAAACCAATTCAAAAACCAAGGTACAATAAGGTTTATGTTAGGCATGCGGGTTCGGTTTCTTCGGGGTCGGTTCGTTCGGGTTGGTTGAAATCTCACCGAAGCGAACCAAATTTTTTTTTTGGTTTGGTTCGGTTTCAAAAAAAATTATCTAAGCTTAAAGTTTATAGTTAGTTTAGTTAAAATTTTCGGTCTAAGTTAAATAAAATTCGAATTTTTTTGGTTAGTTAGGTTATTTCGGATTTCGGATTTTGGTTAGTTCGATTCGGAATTTCAGTTAAGATTGGTACTGTTTGGAATTTTTTTATAAAACCGAATTAACTGATTACGAATCGAAAACCAGTTTTTTTTTACCAAACATTCGAACCGAACTAACCAAAAACCGAACTTTTGGGTTTGGTTCGGTAAGTTCGGTAAAAAATCCCAGCCCTAGTTTATAAATGAAATGATCAACAAGAATGCATTTTATACCACGATGGTCAACGTTCCAGGTTCATCTTCTGGACAACTTGCCTTCAACGCCATTATATCTGACCACTGAATCTCGATCTTGCTCTTAAGTCCTTGTTCCAATACTTCCCACACAAGTTTGTGTTTTGCAAAGTAACATTTCGCCACCAGATCACCTTCATACCTCGATTTATACTAACAAACAAGAACTTAGATTCCCATGTAAACTCGCAAGGCGAAAAACAAGATATTGTATGCAGAACTCACCTCCCATTGGCCAATCCTGAGAAGGGTAGCAGGAAAGTTTGAAGCTTTGAGCTTCTCAACGGTTCCGACAAGAGAAGAAGCATTGGCAATGGTTTCTTTCTTAACGCTTTGAGAGAGTCTCATCTGAATGAGATCTTGAAGAGATGGGCTCTTTCTTAGGCTCAGTCCCAAAGGACTTGGCTCATCGAGTAGGTTCGGTGGTATAAGAGACACGCTTGTTCCATTGCTCCATACCTGATTAGAAAGAAAAAAAAATTAAAATTAAAAAAAGAAAACAAACGACACGACAAGAGAGTTATTGTCAGATGTAATGAAATCAAAATCAGTTTAAGGAAAAAACCTTAGATCGCTTGTTAGCAGGACCGTTCTCTTCTTCCAGAAAATCTTCCACGATCTCTAGTTTGACCGGTAACTTGGACGCCGGTCTTAGATTCCTCGATTTCATCAGTAAACTGAAAATGAATAAAGGTTCACAAGATACAAGAATTGAAATCAAATGAGAGTGACGAATTTTATTTTGAAGATCTAAAAAACGCGAAAGAGAGAGAGGGAGATGGATTATGTTTCTCTTTCTTCCTCGAGACTTTATTATTTAAAAAAAGAAAGTTGAGTTTCTCGAAAATACCCAGATTAGCCCTTCCTCTTTGTCCTTTTTTAGGAGGCTATTTTTGTCATTTCTTATTTTTCTTTTGAATATGTTGGTTGATTCGCTGGCCGACACGAGTGTGTGTGTTTATGGGATGTATCGATAGGTGGGTCCCGCGGTTTGGCTTTTTTAAATGACGGCTATTGATAGAGGATTCGCCACGTGTTATTTTATTCCGATGTGGCTTCTTATCTAATAAGTCTGTTTTGTCGTCACATGTACTTCCCATATTCATTTTTCTCCAATATTAGCAAATATATATATTTTTTTTTTTGAACATTAATTAGCAAATATATTTCAGTATAATATGTCTAATAACATACTATCACACGTGATTCTTCTATTTTTTTTGTTGTATAGTATAAAATTCATTATTCTGTAGCTATAGAATTTTATCGTGATTTTAAATTAAAATTCAATAAGTAAATACTAATTGTGTATTGTAAGACTCACTGACTTACTAGAAAACAAGGGAATTAGGCTGTGAATTTAAGAAATTAAGCAAAAATTGATTGGTTGAATTTTGTGGTTATAAAATACCTTTTTGCTCCTTATATCAACCACAACACTAAACAATCAACCCATACACCTCAGATTGAGTATTAATTTACAAAACAAAATTGTTGGTTACTAATAGAATAGATTTAAATGTTTTAATTAAACAATCATCAGTTTTATTAACATTTATTTCAAGTTATAATTCATAAGAGTTGATTTTCTAATTTTATGCTATAATTGTAAAACTTTGTGTGTATTTGACAACATGTTTACTATATACTCCATCTATTTTCAAAAGATATATATATATATATCAAATTATAGTCTTAACTTATTATGTATTTTTATTCTTAATAAGAATTTATAAAAATTAAGAATTATATTTGCGTTTATTGAACTATTATTACTTTAAATTGTCAAAAATTATCAAACAAAATAATGTATTTATAACCAAATTTTAGTTTAATGTGTGCAAAGCAAAAAAAAAAAACATTAATTTCAAAACATGAGTATAAATTATGTTTTAAAATTAAAATCTGGTATTTCCATACAACAGCATTGATAAATTTGGGGATGATTGGTAAGTGCTGTAGTTTTATATTTTTTGCTGTAGAATTTAATCTGTAGATTTATTTATTGTAGCTTTCCTTGCTGTAGATTTTTAAAGCACTAATTTTTTGCTCTGGAAATAAAGTTCTCTACAGCCATATTTTGATTTTGGAGAGATTTTTTTGCAGTGAGTTTTTTAAGGAAAGCAAAGTTCGATTGGTTGACATATATAGTTGTAGACTAAATTTTCGATGTCCAGAGCATCTACGGCCCCAACCAATCATCCCCAAAGTACCCTAGACGCTATATATATAACGATGATTATATCATTGGCCAAGATTTACGGTTTTAATAATTTACACTAGTATTGTCATAACCCATGTTTAGTTTTAAAAATATGCATGTGTTGATTGTAGATGGCAAAAATCTCAGTCGATATTTCAGTCCCTTATTAAGTCTATAATAAAGGTAAATGAAAATATGGTACACTAGTGTTTCTATTACCCCGGTTCTTTTGTTGGATGCGGTTTCCGCGACTGCGATAAAAAATTATCAAACAAAAAAAAAATCTAAGTACAGCGTCGTTATACAGTTTCGCCGGCAACTGTCGCAACTCGACTTTTCCGTGATTTCATCGTCGCTGTATTTATCAGCGTCTTCTAAATATGTGTTGACCTGCGATTAGCGTCGATTATTGACATCCTCTAACTCTATTGGTTTAACATGTTGCTGACGTGTCAGTTTTAATCCTCTTATATTTTTGTGACGCCGAAGCCGACGCTGCGTCCATGAAAAGAACAGGGGTATTATCTATTAGTGAACTCTCATTATCAAAGCATTAGCTAGTTAGTCGCTATCTCAGCCGCAATTATCCCTTACAGCTTTTGACAAAAAAAAATGGATGGAAGAGTTTTGACGGATATTGATCTAATTATAATAAGTTGAATTCTCAAGTCCTAAGATATATGACAGATTCAACCCAATCATTGATCCATGACAATAACCAAACTCCTTGCAAATGTATCTGTTACACCTAGAGTAGTTTGTCATTGCACATTTGTGGACAGAACCAGTCCTTACTTCAGGCCAAGGAAACAGCTTCGAACCATTGATTATATTAAGTATTTTCAGCCATAAAATTTCGAAATATTTTGATTGCCCAGTTAGTATTTCGTCTCTGTCTTCACTTATGAGGTTATTTTGCAATATTTTTTCTTTTCTCTTTTGAATAATTGGTTGATTCGTAGGCCGACACGAGGGTGTGTTATGGATATTGTAAGAGGTGGGTCCCTCTTTTCTTTTGTAAATGACGGCAATAGACGAGGATTTACCACGTGGCGTTTTATTCGGATGTGGCTTCTTATCTAAAGGTCTCATCTGGTCTGTTTTGTCGTCGCTTGTAGTTCCCACAATTTTTTGAAAAAATTAGCTAATTGGTTCCTATTAAAAAATGATTTGTCTCTTTATACTTTTTGAGTTCATCTTCTTTGTCAAAATATATTTTTACTTTTATAAATACGGAATAAACCCTGTAATTAACAAATAACATAATCTTATAAACTTTAAATATTAAAGTGAATTCCTTAGAACAATACTAAATTTTTTCTATCATAAATATTAAGACTAATAAATATAGTACACAATAGTCAAAATGATCAAAATATTTTATTAAATAAGAATAAGATATTTACATCCCTTTAATTGAGTAATCCAAATATATCTTTTGTCGGTTATTAGTCTAGATTTAGAATCTATATTCGAGGGTGAAATTTTAGGAGGGATGAAGTTTAAGATTACGAAAGTATTAATATTTAAAATAGTTTCAAAACAAAATTTCAGATTTTAAAATAAAATTTTGGAGAAAAAGTTTCAAAAATGGTTTGAATTGAAAACATGTTTTTTGAAAATACAAAAAAAAAATATTTAAAAATTATTTATATTTATATATCTATGAAGTAAGGAAAACGAGTTTTTCGTATCTTTAGTGAAACATATTTTGATTATTTTCTTACGATCTTTTGGTCAAAAAAATATTTTAGTGTTTTTTTGGAAGAGTTACTCAATATAAATAATATTTCTATTTTTTTATTTCTCATTAAAAGATCTAAAAAAAACTAAGGATTTCCGTCTCTCATTTACTAGGTCTTTTCACAATCTATCTTCTCATGAAAAAAGTAGACCAAAGCGATTTTCGGGTGATCTCTCCAGCGTTCTCACCACGCTCACTGATTCCACATGTCCATTGAGTGTGTGCAGCTCCCTAACCCTCTTGTTAACATATAAAACATCCACTCGGTGATTAGCTCCAGTCACAGAATTAGTAATACTTCAGCGTTGAGACACCTGTTTATTAGACCTAGTGATCTCAGCTCTTCTCTTAGCTTGCTCTGTAATCTCAGACAATTCTCTGTAAGTTCCTTGCTCAGGACTGATGTGAACTTGTTTTGGCTGCAAACCGTGAAGTGTCCTCTGATTAACTGCCCATTGAGCCTCTCTCTCTTCCTTTCCAGTCAACATGTGATGCAGCACACCGTCTTTACTATGGGCCTCGTTCAAACCTCGGCCTTTACTTGAGCTTTCCGTATGGTTTTCCTTTTAATTATAGGAATAGATAATACTAGATTTCCTTTTCGAATTAGGACTTGGCTTTTTAGAATTAGTTTATATATTAAACTTTAGACTTTGTATTGGTTACGCTACTTTGATTTATAAAACTTCAGTTTACGTACAGAGCTTATAAAAGCACTTAGAGGAGTACTCTAACCCTATTTTGATCTTGCCGAGAGTATCGTCAATATCAAAAGACCTTCTTGCTTCGTTGAGAGTATCAACGCGCCAAGAATCTATCGATCTTACAAGTTCTTTTCAAGTTTTTGTTAGATTACTTGTTACCTAAGCTTCCGCTCTCTATCAGTTGGTATCAGAATCAGCACGTTCGGGAAAGAACTTTCGGTTTTCAATGTTAAAGAAAACAGGAGGACTTGGTGGCGACCAGCGGGATCAAAACCCAGAGGGAGCCACTTCGGAATTTACTGAACTACGAAACCTACTCGGGGAGATGCACGCTTCAACGCAATCATCCATACAACAACAAAGTGTGCGTTGACAACGGCAATAGGTGCTCTAACTACTCGTTTAGATGCCTTAACAACTGCCTTAATAACTCGCTTGGAACCGCTTGACCAGCCGGTCGACAATGCTCCATTCCGACCTATACAACCACAACAACGACCACAACAACAACAACTCCCGCCTATTCATCATCCTCCTCGTCAACACCAACAACGGTTTCCACACCAGTTTCCGCCTGGGGATGTTCGACCTCGCAACATCTTCGACGAAGAAGAAGAAGACCATAGACGCGTTTTTAGAGAGGATCTTCGTCAACATGAAAACTTCCACAGTCGCTGGGAAAACAGTTTCAAGGTTGACATTCCTGAATTTCATGGAGGTCTCAAAGGCGATGATCTCAATGACTGGTTAGTCTCCGTGGAAGAAATTCTCGATTTTAAACAAGTTCCTCCCACACTGCGAGTCCCTCTCGTGGCAATGCGTTTTCGGGGACATGCGGCGACATGGTGGAAACAACTCAAAACAACTCGTTCCCGAACTGGAAAAAATCCTATCCAGTCATGGGACAAGTTACTTAAACATCTGAGACAAACCTTCTTGCCTCATAATTACGAACGCACTATGTACACCAGACTACAAAATCTGCGACAAGGATCTCGTACGGTCGTTGAATACGCAGAGGAGTTTGCACTACTCCTCACTCGTAATGAGATTAATGACAGCCAAATTCAACTGGTATCACGTTTTATTGGAGGTCTCCGATCTCAATTACAGACAGCAATGGCTCAGTTCGATCCTTCAACGATCAGCGAAGCACAGCAACGTGCAGCGTCTCTTGAACAGCAATCACGATCGTCTAACTGGAATTCTTCCTCTACACGTTCGCGATCTCAGGACCAAACAGTAAGCACCAATCCGGCTACAACAATTAAAGACGCTGGTGATGCTTCCCCTTCTGTCACAAAACCTGCGACACAAGATGAGCAACAACTACGCCGTTCAACACGACCAAACGCTTTGCGTTGCTACTCTTGCGGTGAACAAGGACACAGACAGACAGCGTGTCCTCATGCTACACGCCGAGGACTAGTCATCAATGAACCAGTAGATGAACTCGACGTCTACGACTCTCAGGAAGAAGATGATGGCGAGAACGACACCTTAGTCCACCAAACAGCGGGCGATAGTGGTCATCTTCTACTTCTTCATCGTTCTTGTCTTGCACCACGACAACAAGATGACAAATGGTTACGTACAAGCATCTTCCGCTCGATTTGTACCATCCAAGACCGCATATGTAGCTTTATAATAGATTCAGGAAGCTGTCGCAATGTAATCTCGGAAGACGCAGTAAAGGAGTTGGGCATTACCGCAGAACCCCACCCGGCGCCGTATTCTTTGGGATGGTTGTCAGAGAGTGTGAACTTACGTATCACACAGCGTGCCCTGGTGTCTTTTTCAGTGGGACCAATATATAAAGATCGTCTTTACTTTGATATTGCACCAATGGATATTAGTCACCTCATACTAGGAAGACCATGGGAGTATGATCGCCGAGTGACGCATGAGGGAGTTACAAATACTTATAGCTTCACATGGAATGCACAACAGATCGTCCTTTTGCCATCTCGCGAGCCGCCCACTCCTGCGTCGCCTACTCCTCCAGCCAAACAGGCAACGTCCCCCACACCACATCAACGCTCTACCACGATGTTGTGTTCATACTCCACTTTCATCTCAGAGTTGAGATTAGCGGATCACGCCTTCGCCATCATACCGACGACACAAGAAACCGCCACAACGGCAGCTCCTTCTCCATCAAACATGGCCTTGTCAGCGGTTTTAAACGACTTTCCCGACGTCTTTCCCGCAAACTTACCGGAAGGTTTACCCCCTCTATGAGATATACAACATCAGATCGATCTCGTTCCCGGTGCAATTCTTCCCAATAGACCACATTACCGTATGAGCCCGAGCGAACATGAGGAACTGCGTCGACAGGTCGAAGATCTGCTCCGCAAGGGACACATTAAAGAAAGTCTAAGTCCATGTGCAGTCCCAGCTCTTTTGATTCCTAAAAAAGACGGTACGTGGCGTATGTGTGTGGATAGTCGCGCGATCAACAAAATAACCATCCGCTACAGGTTTCCAATTCCAAGATTAGATGACCTATTGGATCAGATTGGGTCAGCAAAATTTTTTTCCAAAATCGACCTCAAGAGCGGTTATCATCAGATTCGAATTCGTCCCGGTGATGAATGGAAGACAGCTTTTAAAACTCGTGAAGGTCTTTTTGAATGGTTAGTTATGCCTTTCGACTTGTCTAATGCTCCTAGTACCTTTATGAGGATTATGAACCAAGCTCTCCGCGAATTCATCGGCCGCTTTGTTGTCGTCTACTTTGACGACATACTCATCTTTAGCCCTTCGATCAGCGAACATAAGGACCATTTGCGACAAGTCCTTACCGTTCTACGTCGAGAGAAGCTTTTCGCAGCAACACAAAAGTGTGAGTTTGGCGTGTCGCAAGTCCTTTTCCTAGGATATATAGTCTCGGATAAAGGACTCTCGGTGGATATGTATAAAATTGACGCTGTCCGGTCGTGGCCTGTACCAAAATCAATTTCTGACATACGCAGCTTTCATGGTCTTGCCTCGTTCTATAGACGCTTCGTCGAGCACTTCAGTACTATAATGGCGCCAATAACGTCTTGCATGAAAGAGGGACGATTTACTTGGACGCAAGAAGCATTCGTGGCTTTCAACTTAATAAAGGAAAAGTTGACTTCAGCTCCAATTCTTGTCCTTCCCGACTTCTCTGCTACCTTCGAACTACATTGTGATGCATCAAAACTTGGAATCGGTGCAGTCCTCAGTCAGCGTGGGCGTCCGGTGGCCTATTTTAGTGAGAAGTTGGCCGGTGCTCGCAGCCGCTATAGCACATACGATGTCGAGTTTTATGCCATTGTTCAAGCTATTAAACATTGGCGTCACTATCTCGTTCATCGGGACTTTGTGTTGTTCACCGACCATGATGCTCTACGCCATCTAGATAGTCAAGCAAAAGTTTCTTCTCGGCATGCTGGTTGGATCTCTTATCCCCAGCAATTCACATTCTCCATTCGTCATCAGTCGGGGGCAACTAATCGAANNNNNNNNNNNNNNNNNNNNNNNNNNNNNNNNNNNNNNNNNNNNNNNNNNNNNNNNNNNNNNNNNNNNNNNNNNNNNNNNNNNNNNNNNNNNNNNNNNNNNNNNNNNNNNNNNNNNNNNNNNNNNNNNNNNNNNNNNNNNNNNNNNNNNNNNNNNNNNNNNNNNNNNNNNNNNNNNNNNNNNNNNNNNNNNNNNNNNNNNNNNNNNNNNNNNNNNNNNNNNNNNNNNNNNNNNNNNNNNNNNNNNNNNNNNNNNNNNNNNNNNNNNNNNNNNNNNNN
Proteins encoded:
- the LOC106311531 gene encoding F-box/LRR-repeat protein At3g58930-like, producing the protein MDRLSSLPDELLYHILSLLPTKSAVVTSSLSKRWLNLWKLNPNLDIDDSVFIHPQDGKGERQHIRQSFVRFVDSVLAMQGDSPINTFSLKCITGIHPDTVNRWICNVLQRGVSELSLFTDFTCEDTEEDSYQLPRELFLSRTLVKLKLRSEHCVDWWWPGGIWSDSLALGMLKSLSIDSDLIFCGEVEEFIPSFTALEELRMGSMEWRESDVTVSSSTLRTLSLHGTGCEEFVNPTSVSFDTPNLRVLSYYDLVAEDYPLVNMKKLCDATINLILTDKQVKRLREPDNELLLEEEDDDEGNVFVNFGNVVKLMNGIQNVQKLSFTADTLEVLSQCCDTMPVFNNLKFLGITSEEGRGWQAMPALLKNCPRLETIILEGLLHYETDKCGDACPCISREGRGRSLRACPVNRLEIQGFRATMKEMTMIKHFLDYFPGLKRLDVVIEDNEPTQLRNPELSKCVKEMFNLYSRLFPSCSVELMVSGFLQKKWRAQGHI
- the LOC106311532 gene encoding uncharacterized protein LOC106311532, with protein sequence MKSRNLRPASKLPVKLEIVEDFLEEENGPANKRSKVWSNGTSVSLIPPNLLDEPSPLGLSLRKSPSLQDLIQMRLSQSVKKETIANASSLVGTVEKLKASNFPATLLRIGQWEYKSRYEGDLVAKCYFAKHKLVWEVLEQGLKSKIEIQWSDIMALKASCPEDEPGTLTIVLARRPLFYRETNPQPRKHTLWQATSDFTDGQASMNRQHFLQSPPGILSKHIEKLLQCDHRLFCLSREPEMYFDTLFSDTRQSIFEDPSVSGAQSSSEHMSLFHDALSPSSVMDARAIEGGVGARNWNQIHQSISMNDFLALLSDQANCENNPEFEDMKQLLLSDAQAETSDEKCVMSKVNSFYNLLQTAANDGKEIGLDNNNNNKRYNKTEEGGIVLDHASSSMSRKDSFSDLLAHLPRITSLPKFLFNISEEDGDA